One window of the Cryptomeria japonica chromosome 7, Sugi_1.0, whole genome shotgun sequence genome contains the following:
- the LOC131076364 gene encoding NDR1/HIN1-like protein 6, translating into MADVQRVYLAQNDVEKAPWKSPPASAPLVPKSSLMSEKVEPNANPAQFMHGQFSTQEEATRCYSCPPKCCRNFYCLCLLWTFCLLLLFIVAIVISAAILYAVFQPRIPKYSVDNVQITSFSLGLDATLSSQFMVDVRMTNQNKKIGIYYLDDSYIGVFYTGTEICKGKLPAFYQGHKNTSNLDVILTGTNVQITSEMVALLNEQKQQGSIPLNLKADVPVKIKFGKLKTMKITFHLRCDLVADNLDENASVNISTKKCKVKL; encoded by the coding sequence ATGGCGGACGTCCAGCGGGTTTATCTTGCACAAAACGACGTAGAGAAGGCCCCATGGAAAAGCCCACCGGCCAGTGCTCCTCTGGTTCCCAAATCGAGCCTTATGTCCGAAAAAGTAGAACCCAACGCAAATCCAGCCCAGTTTATGCACGGTCAGTTTTCGACACAGGAGGAGGCCACCAGATGTTACTCCTGCCCTCCAAAGTGCTGCCGCAATTTCTACTGTCTCTGCCTCCTCTGGACGTTTTGCCTCCTGTTGCTCTTTATTGTCGCCATTGTCATATCAGCCGCCATTCTCTACGCCGTCTTCCAGCCCAGGATACCCAAATACTCAGTCGACAACGTTCAAATTACCAGCTTCTCCCTTGGTTTAGACGCTACCCTTTCTTCCCAGTTTATGGTGGATGTGAGAATGACGAATCAGAACAAAAAGATCGGGATATATTACTTAGATGACAGCTATATTGGGGTTTTCTACACCGGCACGGAGATCTGCAAGGGTAAACTGCCTGCGTTTTACCAGGGCCACAAGAATACTTCTAATTTAGACGTTATTCTCACAGGGACTAACGTCCAGATTACCAGTGAGATGGTTGCGTTGCTGAATGAACAGAAGCAGCAGGGAAGCATTCCTCTGAACTTGAAGGCGGATGTTCCCGTGAAGATCAAGTTTGGGAAACTGAAAACCATGAAGATTACTTTCCATCTGCGCTGTGATCTGGTGGCCGACAACCTGGATGAGAACGCCAGTGTCAACATTAGCacgaagaaatgcaaggtgaagcTTTGA
- the LOC131076385 gene encoding NDR1/HIN1-like protein 6, translating into MAEAQRVYLVKKAVWKSPPPSAPLVPKSNLLSESVNPAANPGQGMHGQFPTREAPRYYSSPPKRRHNFCCLCLYWTFCLMLLFIVAIVIAAAILYAVFQPRIPKYSVDNIQIMSFSLSSDATVSSQFAVGVRATNPNKMIGIYYLDESYIGVLYAGTELCKGKLPVFYQGHKTTGNLNVILTGTNVQITSEMVALLNEQTQQGSIPLRLKADVPVKVKFGKVKSMKITFRVRCDLVIDRLDENTSVNISGKKCKVKL; encoded by the coding sequence ATGGCAGAAGCACAGCGGGTTTATCTGGTCAAAAAGGCCGTGTGGAAGAGTCCGCCGCCCAGTGCTcctctggttccaaaatcaaatcttttgtccGAAAGTGTAAACCCCGCCGCCAATCCAGGCCAGGGTATGCACGGTCAATTTCCCACACGGGAGGCCCCCAGATACTACTCCAGTCCTCCTAAGCGCCGCCACAATTTCTGCTGCCTCTGCCTCTACTGGACATTTTGCCTCATGTTGCTCTTTATTGTAGCAATTGTCATTGCAGCCGCCATTCTCTACGCCGTCTTTCAGCCCAGGATACCCAAATACTCAGTCGACAATATTCAGATCATGAGTTTCTCCCTCAGTTCAGACGCGACCGTTTCGTCGCAGTTTGCTGTGGGTGTGAGAGCGACGAATCCGAATAAAATGATCGGGATATATTACTTGGACGAAAGCTATATTGGGGTTTTATACGCTGGCACGGAGCTCTGCAAGGGCAAATTGCCTGTGTTTTACCAGGGCCACAAGACTACTGGTAATTTAAACGTTATTCTGACTGGAACTAACGTTCAGATTACTAGTGAGATGGTTGCGTTGCTGAATGAACAGACGCAGCAGGGAAGTATTCCCCTGCGTTTGAAGGCGGATGTTCCTGTGAAGGTCAAGTTTGGGAAAGTGAAAAGCATGAAGATTACTTTCCGCGTGCGCTGTGACCTGGTGATTGACAGGCTGGATGAAAACACTAGTGTCAACATCAGCGGGAAGAAATGCAAGGTCAAGCTTTGA